One genomic region from Thermoleptolyngbya sichuanensis A183 encodes:
- a CDS encoding NF041680 family putative transposase, protein MIFNELQQFRQTLYASLGNARDALFDLMDAVLVSACIVSFVRLSQSPVFRRQWSSTYEALRDSRLPRSKVLKLLVQQIPTQQQPLLAGDASRWNRPAARRLKDRTLSGRTGHAPIAGQNYSTLAWIAEDRGSWALPLRHERITSFETPASKAAFQLKQVTRQLAVRPLAIYDRGYGNASFVNQTAGIEADLLLRVTSNRCVYGAPPAYRGRGAPAKHGHKMKLNDPDTWSVPVETVEVDDPNWGRVRVSRWSAYHFRKSPKRAMEVLRVEVLETQSSTRRLAPLWLVWLGEQMPPLETLWLHYLRRFAIEHWYRFAKQRLYWTHPQFSSVSATEQWSSLMPLLSWQLWLARKDCTDHPLPWQAPQETLTPGRVAQAFAGILAAIGTPAPAPKPRGKSPGRGKGHKPTPRPCYPMVKKRASKRKTSEQSLNSPVATAA, encoded by the coding sequence ATGATTTTCAACGAACTTCAGCAATTTCGCCAAACGTTGTATGCCAGCTTGGGAAACGCCAGAGATGCCCTGTTTGATCTGATGGATGCCGTGTTAGTGAGTGCGTGCATCGTGTCGTTTGTGAGGCTATCGCAGAGTCCTGTCTTTCGTCGCCAGTGGTCGAGCACCTATGAAGCGTTGCGCGATAGCCGCCTACCCCGATCAAAGGTGCTGAAGCTGTTGGTGCAGCAGATACCGACTCAGCAGCAACCGTTGTTGGCAGGTGATGCGAGTCGGTGGAACCGTCCTGCTGCCAGGCGTTTGAAAGACCGCACCTTATCAGGCAGAACAGGACATGCCCCGATAGCCGGACAAAACTACAGTACCTTAGCCTGGATTGCTGAAGACAGGGGCAGTTGGGCATTACCATTGCGGCATGAGCGCATCACCAGCTTTGAAACACCCGCCAGTAAAGCGGCATTCCAACTCAAACAAGTGACTCGGCAGTTAGCGGTGCGTCCGTTGGCGATCTACGACCGAGGGTACGGCAATGCCAGTTTTGTCAACCAAACGGCAGGGATTGAGGCAGACTTGCTGCTGCGGGTTACATCCAATCGATGTGTCTATGGCGCGCCCCCAGCGTATCGAGGGCGAGGCGCACCTGCCAAGCATGGACATAAGATGAAACTCAATGACCCTGACACTTGGAGTGTCCCGGTCGAAACCGTTGAAGTCGATGATCCCAACTGGGGACGAGTGCGGGTCAGTCGTTGGAGTGCATACCATTTCCGCAAATCCCCCAAACGGGCAATGGAAGTGTTGCGCGTGGAGGTGCTGGAGACACAGAGCAGCACGCGACGCTTGGCTCCTTTGTGGTTAGTTTGGCTGGGTGAGCAGATGCCTCCGTTAGAAACCCTGTGGTTGCACTACCTCCGTCGCTTTGCCATTGAACACTGGTATCGCTTTGCCAAGCAGAGGCTATATTGGACACATCCCCAGTTCAGTTCTGTATCGGCAACCGAACAGTGGAGCAGCCTGATGCCGTTGCTCAGTTGGCAGTTGTGGTTAGCGCGAAAGGACTGTACTGACCACCCCTTGCCCTGGCAGGCACCGCAAGAAACGTTGACTCCGGGTCGGGTCGCACAAGCGTTTGCAGGCATTTTGGCAGCGATTGGCACCCCTGCTCCTGCGCCTAAACCTCGTGGTAAATCGCCAGGACGAGGCAAGGGGCACAAGCCAACTCCTCGTCCCTGCTATCCGATGGTCAAAAAACGAGCCTCGAAACGCAAGACATCCGA